The Argonema galeatum A003/A1 genome has a window encoding:
- a CDS encoding ABC transporter ATP-binding protein, with amino-acid sequence MSRHKKATAPKLLWQRIRQSLSLFQYNARAISLVWSTNRTLTIIIATLTLIGGLLPAAVAYNGKLIVDAVVNASQSGQASARWSALGYVGLEALFVMLLTGSQRGLSICQSLLRVELGQKVNVLILEKALTLDLTHFEDSEFYDKLNTARREASSRPLSLVNRTFKLVQDALSLVTYGGLLLQFSVWAVAVLASSAVPAFIAETRFAGEAFRLFRWRSPETRQQTYLETLIAREDYAKEVKLYQLGQMLLQRYRDIFHRLYDEDRNLTIRRGVWGYLLGLLSTGAFYVAYAWIVLETILGRITLGDMTMYLMVFRQGQSTFSSTLSSIGGMYEDNLYLSNLYEFLEQDIPKSKGKATKGLIANDGVRFDNVYFTYPGSSQPALKGISLHLKPGQKLAIVGENGSGKTTLIKLVTRLYVPSSGRILLDGLDLQSWDISVLHRRISVIFQDFVRYQFTVGENVGVGDVENLEDLRRWEIASEKGQAKAFIESMPAGFFTQLGRWFKGGTELSGGQWQKIALSRTFMRSEADILVLDEPTAAMDALAEAEVFDRLSKVTKNQMVVLISHRFSTVRMADTIVVLEGGSVVEQGTHAELLKAQGLYQKLFSIQAAGYQ; translated from the coding sequence ATGAGTCGTCACAAAAAAGCAACCGCCCCAAAACTTCTTTGGCAACGCATACGCCAATCTCTATCATTATTCCAGTACAACGCACGCGCTATAAGCTTAGTCTGGAGTACTAACCGCACCCTCACAATAATTATTGCCACCCTCACCTTAATAGGTGGTTTGCTACCAGCAGCAGTAGCTTACAATGGTAAGTTAATTGTAGATGCAGTAGTCAATGCTTCCCAATCGGGACAAGCAAGCGCACGCTGGTCAGCTTTAGGCTATGTTGGACTAGAGGCTCTCTTCGTCATGCTGTTAACAGGCAGTCAACGAGGTCTTAGTATCTGCCAGTCTTTACTGCGAGTTGAACTCGGTCAAAAAGTCAACGTCCTCATCTTAGAAAAAGCACTCACCCTCGACCTTACCCACTTTGAAGATTCAGAGTTTTACGACAAATTGAATACGGCGCGGCGAGAGGCATCAAGCCGTCCCCTAAGTTTAGTAAACCGTACCTTCAAGCTAGTCCAAGATGCTCTTTCCCTTGTAACATACGGCGGTTTGCTATTGCAATTTTCAGTATGGGCAGTAGCCGTACTCGCTTCCTCCGCCGTACCTGCCTTTATCGCCGAAACTCGCTTTGCAGGAGAAGCTTTTCGCCTATTCCGGTGGCGTTCCCCGGAAACCAGGCAGCAAACTTACTTAGAAACTTTAATTGCCAGGGAAGATTACGCCAAAGAGGTAAAACTTTACCAGTTGGGGCAAATGTTGCTACAACGGTATCGGGACATTTTTCACCGATTGTACGACGAGGATCGAAACTTAACAATACGCCGGGGTGTTTGGGGTTACTTGTTGGGATTGCTGAGTACAGGTGCCTTTTATGTTGCTTACGCTTGGATTGTATTAGAAACCATTTTAGGTCGCATCACCCTTGGCGATATGACCATGTACCTAATGGTTTTCCGCCAAGGACAGTCTACTTTTTCTTCTACTCTTAGTTCCATTGGCGGGATGTACGAAGATAATCTGTATCTATCTAATTTATATGAATTTCTAGAGCAAGACATTCCCAAATCTAAAGGTAAAGCTACCAAAGGTTTAATTGCTAATGATGGTGTTCGTTTCGACAATGTTTACTTCACTTACCCAGGTAGTTCTCAACCTGCTTTAAAGGGAATTTCGCTACACCTGAAACCGGGACAAAAACTGGCGATAGTAGGTGAAAATGGATCGGGCAAAACCACTTTGATTAAGCTTGTAACCCGATTGTACGTGCCTTCATCTGGGCGCATTTTGCTGGATGGTTTGGACTTACAGTCGTGGGATATATCAGTATTGCACCGAAGAATAAGCGTTATTTTCCAGGACTTTGTTCGCTACCAATTCACGGTAGGAGAAAATGTGGGCGTTGGGGATGTGGAAAATTTAGAAGATTTAAGACGTTGGGAGATTGCTTCCGAAAAGGGTCAAGCTAAAGCTTTTATTGAGTCTATGCCTGCTGGCTTTTTTACTCAGTTGGGGCGTTGGTTTAAAGGCGGAACTGAACTTTCTGGCGGACAATGGCAAAAAATAGCTCTTTCACGGACATTTATGCGAAGTGAGGCAGATATTTTGGTGCTGGATGAACCGACAGCAGCAATGGATGCTTTGGCGGAGGCTGAAGTTTTCGATCGCTTATCGAAAGTGACTAAAAATCAGATGGTTGTGCTGATTTCGCACCGTTTTTCTACTGTGCGTATGGCTGATACGATTGTAGTACTGGAAGGAGGATCTGTCGTAGAACAAGGAACTCACGCAGAATTGTTGAAGGCACAGGGACTTTACCAGAAGCTTTTTTCAATTCAGGCAGCGGGATATCAGTAA
- a CDS encoding pentapeptide repeat-containing protein, giving the protein MKLQLLTSILLLTFLGLAAPARAYNPQHLRILLQTKVCRGCDLSDAPLARMDLSDADLRNAYLAGANLQGANLSGAKLVRADLTNANLSQAYLVGADLKQAFLTNADLRGADMRLTRLSFAALGHADLSNADLSGAELMGTTLREANLIGVDLSRAILKKTTMPDGRIRDSEQERK; this is encoded by the coding sequence ATGAAACTTCAACTCTTAACTTCTATTCTCTTGTTGACTTTCTTGGGTTTAGCCGCTCCAGCGCGAGCCTATAATCCCCAACACTTAAGGATATTGCTACAAACAAAGGTATGCCGAGGGTGCGACCTCAGCGATGCGCCCCTTGCGCGGATGGATCTCAGCGATGCCGACCTACGCAATGCTTACCTTGCAGGTGCTAACTTACAAGGTGCGAACCTATCCGGTGCCAAACTTGTTCGTGCCGATTTGACCAACGCCAACTTGAGTCAGGCTTATTTGGTAGGGGCCGATCTCAAACAAGCCTTTCTCACTAACGCTGACTTAAGAGGTGCGGATATGAGATTAACCCGCCTCAGTTTTGCCGCTCTGGGCCATGCAGACCTCAGCAATGCCGACTTAAGCGGGGCTGAATTGATGGGCACGACTCTCCGAGAGGCTAACTTAATTGGCGTAGACTTAAGCAGAGCTATTCTCAAGAAAACCACTATGCCCGATGGCAGAATTCGCGATTCGGAGCAGGAGCGGAAATGA